A genomic region of Kribbella sp. NBC_00382 contains the following coding sequences:
- a CDS encoding AfsR/SARP family transcriptional regulator, which yields MTVSVRIELLGPFRVLVDGIAVGAGHRQRALLAVLALRANQVCSREDLLDAVWSDDLPASGLKVLPPNIYRVRQLLGGGDELIEGTANGYLLRVPPVVLDVDEFFSAAKTAEQRRVEGDAAGARSAYRTASRLVRGEPLTGLTGPYLIAQRRRLTASLDQVLGDRIDLDLELGRSAELVPDLVAAVDERPLDERLAGQLMSALAGSGRRADALEVYLRTRSRMVDELGVEPGKQLQVIQQRILHDNQAPPPSELPYAGLPLIGRVSALTALIWALDRPQPGAPIVATVDGMPGVGKTALAVAVARRVASRYPDGVFFLDLRGHAKDRRPLDTNAALTQLLAMAGVSPEQLPPTLDQQIALWRSEIAGKRLLIVLDNARDSRSVEPLLPGSATCAVVITSRQQLTGLAVAERIALDPLAPAEAIALLSEVAGAERVAGEPGPAAELVEYCGRLPLAIRILGARLRQRPEWTVEHLGQRLREGDRLTELGTEDDGVLSTFELSYRELVPDQQRMFQLLSRVPGHDVDAYGGAALAAVTPEAAELTLEALVDASLLLEPKAGRYQLHDLLLEYSGSVAPADEDGATERLLEYYLQASDHPLSRIAGMAYVDLTGREPVALPELGSTAKSKAWGDAEATNLFAAVRAAATDKRDEHCYLLALSSARYLHLRGWIRERDELLQLGLEASRRAGDRVSEARVLNALARLGKPQHGTARSVEYLRLALECLPADSDPALRIQLLSGLGNCLSTIDPLGEAMTCLQESLALARELADARVLTRSLSMIAMHHAGLLDFGPALGYYDEALAILNRLGDRSTQPDLLSGRAGACIDLGRLDEAVESAQAAIALADELGTAYSLPYALGHLGRAYRLLGRPDDAVRTHRQAVDSALSTNSRGAEQVGRLHLGHSLVAAGRHHEANEQFGQVLRTARANTDTFLQARAMEGLGTLAEAAGDPATAAEYLRNAVGLLETLHPPYAARVHKQLEQVLSERPS from the coding sequence GTGACCGTGTCAGTGCGTATCGAGCTACTGGGACCGTTCCGGGTCCTGGTGGACGGGATCGCTGTCGGTGCGGGACACCGGCAACGGGCACTGCTGGCAGTACTGGCCCTGCGGGCGAACCAGGTCTGCTCCCGCGAAGACCTGCTCGACGCGGTCTGGTCCGACGACTTACCGGCCAGCGGGCTGAAGGTGCTGCCACCCAACATCTATCGGGTGCGGCAACTGCTCGGTGGTGGCGACGAGCTCATCGAGGGAACCGCCAACGGCTATCTCCTGCGGGTACCGCCGGTAGTCCTCGACGTGGACGAGTTTTTCTCGGCCGCGAAGACGGCAGAGCAAAGGCGGGTCGAAGGTGACGCCGCCGGCGCCCGGTCCGCCTACCGGACAGCATCGAGGCTGGTCCGTGGCGAGCCGCTGACCGGCCTGACCGGCCCATATCTGATCGCGCAGCGCCGGCGGCTGACAGCAAGCTTGGACCAGGTCCTCGGAGACCGGATCGACCTCGACCTGGAACTGGGCCGCAGCGCGGAACTGGTGCCCGACCTCGTCGCCGCGGTCGACGAGCGACCACTGGACGAGCGGCTCGCTGGGCAACTGATGTCCGCGCTTGCCGGGTCCGGCCGCCGGGCTGATGCACTCGAGGTCTACCTGCGGACGCGATCCAGGATGGTCGACGAGCTCGGCGTGGAGCCCGGCAAACAGTTGCAAGTCATCCAGCAACGAATCCTCCACGACAACCAGGCTCCCCCACCGAGCGAGCTCCCGTACGCCGGACTGCCGCTGATCGGCCGGGTTTCCGCGCTGACCGCGCTCATCTGGGCCCTCGATCGCCCACAGCCCGGCGCACCGATCGTCGCCACGGTCGACGGAATGCCCGGCGTCGGTAAGACGGCGCTTGCTGTCGCGGTCGCTCGACGGGTCGCTTCGAGGTACCCCGACGGTGTCTTCTTCCTCGATCTGCGCGGCCACGCGAAGGACCGGCGCCCGCTGGACACCAATGCCGCGCTGACCCAGCTCCTCGCCATGGCCGGTGTCTCGCCCGAGCAGCTGCCGCCGACCCTCGACCAGCAAATCGCGCTGTGGCGTTCGGAGATCGCCGGAAAGCGACTGTTGATCGTGTTGGACAACGCGCGCGACAGTAGGTCGGTGGAGCCGCTGCTACCCGGCTCGGCCACCTGCGCGGTGGTCATCACGTCCCGGCAGCAGCTGACCGGTCTCGCGGTCGCGGAGCGGATCGCGCTCGATCCGCTCGCCCCGGCCGAGGCGATCGCCTTGCTGAGTGAGGTCGCAGGCGCCGAACGAGTGGCCGGTGAGCCAGGCCCGGCCGCGGAGCTGGTCGAGTACTGCGGGCGGTTGCCGCTCGCGATCAGGATCCTCGGTGCCCGGCTGCGCCAGCGCCCGGAGTGGACCGTTGAGCACCTGGGTCAACGGCTCAGGGAAGGTGACCGGCTGACGGAGCTCGGCACAGAGGACGACGGCGTACTGAGCACGTTCGAGCTGTCCTATCGGGAACTCGTGCCGGACCAGCAGCGGATGTTCCAGCTGCTGAGTCGAGTCCCCGGCCACGATGTGGACGCCTACGGTGGCGCCGCCCTCGCCGCTGTGACACCAGAAGCGGCCGAGCTGACCCTGGAGGCACTGGTCGACGCGAGCCTGCTCCTAGAACCCAAGGCCGGTCGCTACCAGCTGCACGACCTGCTACTCGAGTACTCCGGCAGCGTGGCCCCGGCAGACGAGGACGGCGCCACAGAACGCCTACTGGAGTACTACCTCCAAGCCAGCGACCACCCGCTGTCCAGGATCGCCGGGATGGCCTATGTCGACCTGACCGGCCGTGAACCGGTGGCGCTGCCCGAGCTGGGCTCAACGGCGAAGTCGAAGGCCTGGGGCGATGCGGAGGCGACCAACCTGTTCGCTGCGGTCCGGGCGGCAGCAACGGACAAGCGCGACGAACACTGCTACCTACTGGCGCTGAGCTCCGCGAGGTACCTGCATCTGCGCGGCTGGATCCGGGAGCGCGACGAGCTTCTTCAGCTGGGACTGGAGGCCAGCAGACGAGCAGGCGACCGGGTATCCGAGGCTCGGGTGCTCAACGCGCTGGCCCGCTTGGGCAAACCGCAGCACGGCACTGCTCGCAGCGTGGAGTACCTGCGGCTGGCCCTCGAATGTCTGCCTGCCGACAGCGACCCGGCCCTGCGGATCCAGTTGCTCAGCGGTCTCGGCAACTGCCTGAGCACGATCGATCCGCTGGGCGAGGCGATGACGTGCCTGCAGGAGTCGCTCGCCTTGGCCCGCGAATTGGCCGACGCGCGGGTACTGACCCGCAGCCTCTCCATGATCGCCATGCATCACGCCGGCCTGCTCGACTTCGGCCCAGCCCTCGGGTACTACGACGAGGCCCTCGCGATCCTCAACCGGCTCGGCGATCGATCCACCCAGCCTGACCTGCTGAGCGGCCGGGCCGGCGCCTGCATCGACCTGGGCCGGCTCGACGAAGCGGTCGAGTCCGCCCAGGCCGCGATAGCGCTGGCCGACGAGCTCGGGACGGCGTACAGCCTTCCTTATGCGCTGGGCCACCTCGGTCGGGCATACCGCCTACTCGGCCGGCCCGACGATGCAGTGCGCACCCACCGTCAAGCAGTCGACTCAGCGCTCAGTACCAACTCCCGGGGCGCCGAGCAGGTTGGCCGCCTTCACCTCGGCCACAGTCTGGTCGCCGCTGGTCGCCATCACGAGGCCAACGAGCAGTTCGGCCAAGTACTACGAACCGCCCGGGCCAACACCGACACCTTCCTGCAGGCCCGCGCGATGGAGGGTCTCGGCACCCTGGCTGAAGCGGCTGGTGACCCTGCCACGGCTGCGGAGTACCTGCGGAATGCGGTCGGTCTGCTCGAGACGCTCCACCCTCCTTATGCCGCGCGGGTCCATAAGCAGTTGGAGCAAGTGCTCAGCGAGCGGCCGAGCTGA